Proteins from one Staphylococcus saprophyticus subsp. saprophyticus ATCC 15305 = NCTC 7292 genomic window:
- a CDS encoding Stp1/IreP family PP2C-type Ser/Thr phosphatase — protein sequence MLKAQFFTDTGRYRDKNEDAGGVFYNRTEQQLLVLCDGMGGHLAGEVASQFVTDELQRRFEVENLIEADQAENWLRTTLKAINRELYEMSVENPEYKGMGTTCVCALVFDNYIVVANIGDSRAYLVNSREIEQITNDHSFVNHLMMIGQITAEQAFNHPQRNIITKVMGTDKLVTPDIFVKKTNFYDYLMLNSDGLTDFVRNHQIQETLVQAKELETHGQDLIELALSEDTNDNVSIVLAEIEGDKV from the coding sequence ATGCTAAAAGCACAATTTTTTACTGACACGGGTCGATACCGTGATAAAAATGAAGATGCAGGTGGCGTATTTTATAATCGTACAGAGCAACAGCTATTAGTGCTTTGTGATGGTATGGGTGGTCACCTAGCAGGAGAAGTTGCGAGCCAATTTGTCACTGATGAGCTTCAACGTCGTTTTGAAGTGGAAAATCTTATCGAAGCTGATCAAGCTGAAAATTGGTTGAGAACAACTTTAAAAGCTATTAATCGTGAGTTATATGAAATGTCAGTAGAAAACCCAGAATATAAGGGCATGGGTACAACTTGTGTCTGTGCTTTAGTATTTGATAACTATATTGTAGTAGCAAATATTGGTGATTCACGAGCTTATTTAGTGAATAGTAGAGAGATTGAACAAATTACGAATGATCATTCGTTTGTTAATCATCTCATGATGATTGGGCAAATTACTGCTGAACAAGCATTTAATCATCCTCAACGAAATATCATTACCAAAGTGATGGGGACTGATAAGTTAGTGACGCCAGATATATTTGTGAAAAAAACGAATTTCTATGATTATTTAATGTTAAATTCTGATGGTTTAACCGATTTTGTACGTAACCATCAAATTCAAGAAACATTGGTGCAAGCGAAAGAATTAGAGACACACGGTCAAGACTTAATAGAACTTGCACTATCTGAAGATACGAATGACAATGTGAGTATTGTATTGGCTGAGATTGAAGGTGATAAAGTATGA
- the rlmN gene encoding 23S rRNA (adenine(2503)-C(2))-methyltransferase RlmN → MITAEKKKKNKFLPNFEKQSIYSLRYDEMQDWLVQNGQQKFRAKQIFEWLYEKRVDDIDDMTNLSKELREVLKDNFTMTTMTTVVKQESKDGTIKFLFELQDGYTIETVLMRHEYGNSVCVTTQVGCRIGCTFCASTLGGLKRNLEAGEIVSQVLTVQKALDETEERVSQIVIMGIGEPFENYDEMMDFLKIVNDDNGLNIGARHITVSTSGIIPRIYDFADEDIQINFAVSLHGANDEIRSRLMPINRAYNVEKLMEAIHYYQEKTNRRITFEYGLFGGVNDQIEHARELAHLIQELNCHVNLIPVNHVPERNYVKTPKEDIFKFEKELKRLGINATIRREQGADIDAACGQLRAKERKVETR, encoded by the coding sequence ATGATAACTGCAGAAAAGAAGAAAAAAAATAAGTTTCTTCCCAATTTTGAAAAGCAATCAATTTATTCATTAAGATACGATGAGATGCAAGATTGGTTGGTACAAAATGGTCAGCAAAAATTCAGAGCGAAACAAATTTTTGAGTGGCTTTACGAAAAACGCGTCGATGACATTGATGATATGACAAATTTATCTAAAGAATTAAGAGAAGTACTTAAAGATAATTTTACAATGACAACCATGACAACAGTTGTAAAACAAGAAAGTAAAGACGGTACAATTAAGTTTTTATTTGAATTACAAGATGGTTATACAATTGAAACGGTCCTTATGAGACATGAATACGGGAATTCTGTTTGTGTAACCACACAGGTTGGTTGCCGTATTGGTTGTACGTTTTGCGCTTCTACATTAGGCGGTTTAAAACGTAACTTAGAAGCTGGAGAAATTGTTTCTCAAGTATTAACAGTTCAAAAAGCTTTAGATGAAACAGAAGAGCGTGTATCACAAATCGTTATCATGGGTATTGGAGAACCATTTGAAAACTATGATGAAATGATGGATTTCTTAAAAATTGTTAATGATGATAATGGACTAAATATTGGAGCGCGTCATATTACAGTGTCAACTTCAGGAATTATTCCAAGAATATACGATTTCGCTGATGAAGATATTCAAATTAATTTTGCGGTTAGCTTACACGGTGCAAATGATGAAATTCGATCACGTTTGATGCCGATAAATAGAGCATATAATGTAGAAAAATTAATGGAAGCTATTCATTATTATCAAGAAAAAACAAATAGACGTATTACTTTTGAGTATGGTTTATTTGGTGGCGTCAACGACCAAATTGAACATGCTAGGGAATTAGCGCATTTAATTCAAGAATTGAATTGCCATGTTAACTTAATACCAGTGAATCACGTACCAGAAAGAAATTATGTGAAGACACCTAAAGAAGATATCTTTAAATTTGAAAAAGAATTGAAGCGTTTAGGGATAAATGCAACAATTAGACGTGAACAAGGTGCTGATATTGACGCTGCTTGTGGTCAATTAAGAGCTAAGGAACGAAAAGTAGAAACGAGGTAG
- the rsmB gene encoding 16S rRNA (cytosine(967)-C(5))-methyltransferase RsmB has product METNVRALAFETIQDIINDKAYSNIIINDVLSNNELNRADKGLYTELVYGTLKRKYTLDYLLKPFVQTKLKGWVRQLLWMSIYQYVYLDKIPEHAIINEAVEIAKYKGGPHNGNVVNGILRNIMRSDLPDFTEITDDKKRIAIEYSLPKWLVDHWTTHFGIEKTETIAQSFLDKVTTTVRVNLTRISVDDAIRRLTDDYIVEQDREIETCLHISGKPIIESRMFKDGLISIQDKSSMFIGELMALKEGDQVLDACSAPGGKACHIAEILNGTGHVDATDIHEHKIDLIDFNIRKLRLSNISAFEHDATEKYDKVYDKILVDAPCSGLGVLRHKPEIKYEQSQHAIESLVEIQLEILNNVKYNVKPGGTMIYSTCTIEQMENENVVYTFLKENKDFEFDQFEHPITGEKVKTMQILPQDFNSDGFFITRIRRKEN; this is encoded by the coding sequence ATAGAAACAAATGTGCGAGCGTTAGCATTTGAAACCATTCAAGATATTATAAATGATAAAGCCTATAGTAACATCATCATTAATGATGTGTTATCAAATAATGAATTAAATAGAGCAGATAAAGGATTATATACAGAATTAGTATATGGCACGTTAAAAAGAAAATATACTTTAGATTATTTGCTGAAACCTTTTGTTCAAACAAAGTTAAAAGGTTGGGTCAGACAGTTACTTTGGATGAGTATTTATCAATATGTCTATTTAGATAAAATACCTGAACACGCGATTATTAATGAAGCCGTTGAAATTGCTAAATATAAAGGCGGTCCGCATAATGGTAATGTTGTGAACGGTATACTAAGAAATATTATGCGCAGTGACTTACCAGATTTTACTGAAATTACAGATGACAAAAAACGTATCGCGATTGAATACAGTTTACCCAAATGGTTGGTTGATCACTGGACAACGCATTTTGGTATTGAAAAAACAGAAACAATTGCGCAATCATTTTTAGATAAAGTAACTACAACCGTACGTGTTAACTTAACTCGTATTTCAGTAGACGATGCTATTAGAAGACTCACTGATGATTATATTGTAGAACAAGATAGAGAAATCGAAACTTGTCTACATATTAGTGGTAAGCCAATTATTGAATCTCGTATGTTTAAAGATGGACTGATATCTATTCAAGATAAGAGTTCAATGTTTATTGGTGAATTAATGGCATTAAAAGAAGGTGACCAAGTTTTAGATGCTTGTAGTGCACCTGGTGGAAAAGCTTGTCATATTGCTGAAATATTAAATGGTACTGGACATGTTGATGCGACGGACATTCATGAACATAAAATAGATTTAATAGATTTTAATATAAGAAAATTACGTTTATCTAACATTTCTGCATTTGAACACGATGCAACTGAAAAATATGATAAAGTGTATGATAAGATTTTAGTAGATGCGCCATGTAGTGGTTTAGGTGTTTTAAGACATAAACCAGAAATAAAATATGAACAATCGCAACATGCAATTGAATCTTTGGTTGAAATTCAATTGGAAATCTTAAATAATGTGAAATATAATGTGAAACCTGGTGGTACAATGATTTATTCAACTTGTACGATTGAGCAAATGGAAAATGAAAATGTTGTATATACATTTTTAAAAGAAAATAAAGATTTTGAATTCGATCAATTTGAACATCCAATAACTGGAGAAAAAGTAAAAACGATGCAAATTTTACCTCAAGATTTTAACTCTGATGGCTTTTTCATAACTAGGATAAGAAGAAAGGAAAATTAA
- the fmt gene encoding methionyl-tRNA formyltransferase, whose amino-acid sequence MSKVIFMGTPDFSTKVLEMLIAEHDVIAVVTQPDRPVGRKRVLTPPPVKEVAIKHGLPVYQPEKLAQSSELEQLIDLEADLIVTAAFGQILPESLLNAPKLGAINVHASLLPKYRGGAPIHQAIMDGQTETGISIMYMVKKLDAGDIISQQAIEIEHQDDVGTMHDKLSFLGAELLKETLPSIINGTNNRITQNESEASFATNISREQEKIDWYQSAEVIYNHIRGLSPWPVAYTVMDDGNMKVYASRIEKGKTGEPGTIIETTKKAIIVATGSDDAIALTDIQVAGKKRMLTANYLSGVQTSLVGKVLT is encoded by the coding sequence ATGAGTAAAGTCATTTTTATGGGAACACCAGATTTTTCAACAAAAGTGCTAGAAATGTTAATTGCTGAACATGATGTGATTGCAGTAGTCACGCAACCAGACAGACCAGTAGGTAGAAAACGTGTTTTAACACCTCCACCAGTGAAAGAAGTTGCAATTAAGCACGGTTTACCAGTATATCAACCAGAAAAATTAGCCCAATCATCAGAGTTAGAACAACTTATTGACTTAGAAGCAGATTTAATCGTAACTGCAGCCTTTGGGCAAATATTGCCTGAATCATTATTAAATGCGCCAAAGTTAGGGGCAATCAATGTCCACGCGTCGTTATTACCTAAATATAGAGGTGGAGCGCCGATTCATCAAGCTATCATGGATGGTCAAACAGAAACAGGTATTTCTATAATGTATATGGTTAAGAAATTAGATGCAGGAGATATCATTTCTCAACAAGCAATAGAAATTGAGCACCAAGATGATGTCGGTACCATGCATGATAAATTGAGCTTTTTAGGTGCAGAATTATTAAAAGAGACTTTACCTTCTATTATTAATGGTACAAATAACCGCATTACACAGAATGAAAGTGAAGCTAGTTTTGCTACTAATATAAGTAGAGAACAGGAAAAGATTGATTGGTACCAATCGGCTGAAGTTATTTACAACCATATAAGAGGTCTGTCACCATGGCCAGTAGCTTATACAGTTATGGATGATGGTAACATGAAAGTATATGCATCCCGAATTGAAAAAGGTAAAACAGGTGAACCAGGTACAATTATTGAAACAACGAAAAAAGCAATCATCGTTGCGACAGGTTCCGACGATGCAATTGCATTAACAGATATTCAAGTTGCAGGGAAAAAACGTATGTTAACTGCAAACTACTTAAGTGGCGTGCAAACTTCACTTGTTGGGAAGGTACTAACATGA
- a CDS encoding peptide deformylase, producing MTIKQLVTSKHPILNKSIPDVTKFDENLEQLLLDLEDTMYDVEASAICAPQIGVAQKVAMIDMEMDGLLQLINPQIISESDTKVTDLEGSISIPNVYGEVERSKMIVVKSNDKKGNEVEMTAYDDIARMILHMIDHFEGRLFTERVEKFLSESEMEAYFDNE from the coding sequence ATGACAATCAAACAACTTGTAACAAGCAAACACCCTATTCTTAATAAGTCTATACCGGATGTGACAAAATTTGATGAAAATTTAGAACAATTATTGTTAGATTTAGAAGATACAATGTATGATGTTGAAGCATCTGCGATATGTGCGCCGCAGATAGGTGTTGCACAAAAAGTAGCGATGATAGATATGGAAATGGATGGATTGTTACAACTGATTAATCCTCAAATTATAAGTGAATCGGATACAAAAGTGACTGATTTAGAAGGGTCTATCAGTATACCTAATGTTTATGGTGAAGTGGAAAGAAGTAAAATGATTGTCGTTAAGAGTAATGATAAAAAAGGTAATGAAGTTGAGATGACTGCATATGATGATATCGCGAGAATGATTTTACATATGATAGATCATTTTGAAGGAAGATTGTTTACTGAACGTGTAGAGAAATTTTTAAGTGAAAGTGAAATGGAGGCGTATTTTGATAATGAGTAA